From a single Paenibacillus sp. FSL W8-0426 genomic region:
- a CDS encoding tyrosine-type recombinase/integrase: protein MRKRYEDRLKVRTWEECLEQFINWKRVQGVSKHTITDYKRSMTLFMSRYPDAWDSPQNLKVMLFEHLGQPDIAPATFNSRLVYLRTFLNWCVENKYIKENPIAKLKKRHEEGRRVSVSIEVLRELLKVPDQSTFVGLRDYALILLTLDTGIRPSEALALVPSNFRPKAREIHVTALTAKTRRSRDLPISEATIKAMNRLIRSRPQGWADKVPIFCTYEGNALNRHVWGDRLERHSKKIGVHIRPYDLRHIYALESIRNGSSSFAVQKTLGHTTMEMTRRYVALVNDDLKIEHAKTSPLNKIADDKPKRKRLTKINVEDDEE from the coding sequence ATGAGAAAGCGATATGAAGATCGACTTAAAGTTCGAACGTGGGAAGAGTGCCTCGAACAATTTATAAACTGGAAACGCGTCCAAGGTGTGAGCAAGCATACGATTACCGACTATAAACGAAGCATGACGTTGTTTATGTCGCGCTATCCTGATGCATGGGATTCACCGCAAAACTTGAAGGTAATGCTTTTTGAGCATCTCGGACAGCCTGATATCGCGCCTGCAACGTTTAACAGTCGCCTTGTATATCTTCGTACTTTCCTAAATTGGTGCGTTGAGAACAAGTATATCAAGGAGAATCCGATCGCAAAACTCAAGAAGCGTCACGAGGAAGGCCGCAGAGTCAGCGTATCCATCGAAGTTCTCCGCGAACTCTTAAAGGTACCGGATCAATCCACGTTCGTCGGCCTTCGTGATTATGCGTTAATCCTTTTGACGCTGGACACTGGTATTCGGCCATCAGAGGCCCTTGCGCTAGTACCAAGTAATTTCCGTCCCAAGGCTCGCGAAATCCATGTAACTGCGTTAACGGCAAAGACACGGCGCTCTCGGGATCTGCCGATATCTGAGGCAACGATTAAGGCGATGAATCGTTTAATTCGATCACGGCCGCAGGGGTGGGCGGATAAGGTGCCGATATTCTGTACGTATGAAGGGAACGCGCTAAATAGGCACGTATGGGGAGACAGGCTTGAGCGACATAGCAAAAAAATCGGCGTTCATATCCGACCGTATGATTTGCGGCACATATACGCCCTAGAGTCGATCAGAAATGGATCATCTTCTTTCGCAGTGCAGAAGACGCTCGGTCACACGACGATGGAGATGACGCGCCGTTACGTTGCGCTGGTTAACGATGATTTGAAGATCGAACACGCGAAGACGTCACCGCTTAACAAGATCGCAGATGATAAGCCGAAGAGGAAGAGATTAACGAAGATCAACGTTGAGGATGACGAAGAATGA
- a CDS encoding tyrosine-type recombinase/integrase: protein MALKKRERRAPVGARNEKLFPEVTLEQAIDFVINAKKVEGLRERTLKDYAKHYGYFVAWLNEFHPEVTLIEHIDVSIIRDHVAYMKYDRVRYEGHKHIPTEGQRVGLSDTTVNIRLRTLKAIFNQLDRDELIEVNPVSKVKLLRQDVDLTNCLTDEEIAAILAQPNRRDFVGFRDYVAIMLMLDSGLRVSEMLGLRIGDVDFQTRFITLQGEANKNRKPRMVPFSGAVAKLLLQLIDENRQHFTTDRLFLSCYGDPVSPNQFNKRLKYHGEKAGVEGKKMTAHVYRHTWARAMVLNGADPFTVQKMGGWSDIRTMRRYIQMDMRDVRRSHDEFSPTGRFVKRRTEK, encoded by the coding sequence ATGGCGCTAAAGAAGCGAGAACGGCGTGCCCCGGTCGGTGCGCGTAATGAGAAATTGTTTCCGGAGGTCACTTTAGAGCAGGCGATTGATTTCGTAATCAACGCGAAGAAAGTGGAGGGTTTACGGGAACGGACGCTAAAGGACTACGCAAAGCACTACGGATATTTTGTTGCCTGGCTGAACGAGTTCCATCCGGAAGTTACGCTAATCGAGCACATCGACGTTAGTATCATTCGCGACCATGTGGCGTATATGAAGTACGATCGCGTCAGATACGAAGGACACAAGCACATTCCTACGGAGGGCCAGCGCGTAGGTCTATCGGATACGACCGTAAATATTCGGCTGCGTACGCTGAAGGCGATATTCAACCAGTTAGATCGCGATGAGCTTATCGAAGTGAATCCGGTTAGCAAGGTGAAGTTACTGCGCCAGGACGTTGATTTAACGAATTGCTTAACGGACGAGGAAATTGCTGCTATACTCGCGCAGCCTAACCGGAGGGACTTCGTAGGGTTCCGAGATTATGTCGCGATTATGCTTATGCTGGATAGCGGACTGCGCGTGTCGGAAATGTTGGGGCTTCGCATCGGAGATGTGGATTTTCAAACGCGATTTATTACCTTGCAAGGTGAGGCGAACAAGAACCGGAAGCCGCGGATGGTTCCTTTCTCCGGCGCAGTTGCGAAGCTTCTTTTGCAACTTATTGATGAGAACAGGCAGCATTTCACCACAGATCGGTTATTTCTCTCTTGCTACGGCGACCCGGTTTCGCCGAACCAATTTAACAAAAGATTGAAATATCACGGGGAGAAAGCCGGCGTCGAAGGGAAGAAGATGACTGCGCACGTATATCGGCATACATGGGCCCGCGCTATGGTACTTAACGGAGCTGATCCGTTCACTGTGCAGAAAATGGGAGGGTGGTCCGATATACGAACTATGCGGAGGTACATTCAGATGGACATGAGGGACGTGCGTCGAAGCCATGACGAATTCTCGCCAACAGGACGCTTTGTTAAACGGCGGACTGAAAAATGA
- a CDS encoding iron-sulfur cluster assembly accessory protein — translation MISISETAAERLKDMLAQQETPDMFLRLGVAPGGCTGFSYAMGFDDKESEDDIYMNIHDMKVVVEKENLKYLNGLEIDFEESGMTGGFTIHNPNAVATCGCGSSFRTREEAGVPDKDC, via the coding sequence ATGATCAGCATCAGCGAAACGGCTGCCGAGCGGCTGAAGGATATGCTGGCTCAGCAAGAGACGCCGGACATGTTCCTGCGTCTTGGCGTAGCACCGGGCGGTTGTACCGGATTTTCGTACGCCATGGGCTTTGACGATAAAGAATCCGAAGACGATATTTATATGAACATTCACGACATGAAGGTTGTTGTGGAGAAGGAAAACCTGAAATACCTGAATGGCCTGGAAATTGATTTTGAAGAGTCCGGCATGACGGGCGGCTTCACTATCCATAACCCGAACGCGGTAGCGACATGTGGTTGCGGATCTTCCTTCCGCACACGCGAAGAAGCAGGCGTGCCAGATAAAGATTGCTGA
- the mqnE gene encoding aminofutalosine synthase MqnE codes for MSTLVTPFTDKRMAEIVEKVQNGVRLSVEDGVYLYQTDDLLTLGQLANEANLKKNGKKVYFIENMSLYFTNVCEAHCAFCNFRKDQGEEGSYTLSGQEMIDYVEQHIHPGVREFHIVGGHNNHVPFQYYVDSLRALNEKYPDVTLKAYTAAEIDFFTRISGLSIKEVLEELQKAGLKSLTGGGAEILSDEYRKKMRVDKANVDRYLEVHRTAHLLGMRTHTTMLYGSIESYEDRVNHMAQIRELQDETNGFMVFIPLSMQPKSKNASIMRRNSAYEDLKTIAISRLMLDNIDHIKAYFINIGPQLTQVALGFGASDAHGTIVRERISHAAGALTPEGLTRKELIWLIKGAGRIPVERDTFYNEIQVYE; via the coding sequence ATGTCTACATTGGTAACACCGTTCACGGACAAGAGAATGGCTGAAATCGTCGAGAAAGTACAGAACGGAGTAAGGCTTAGCGTAGAGGACGGCGTTTATCTGTACCAGACGGATGACCTGCTAACTCTGGGCCAGCTGGCCAATGAGGCCAACCTGAAGAAAAACGGCAAAAAAGTATATTTCATCGAAAACATGAGCCTGTATTTCACCAACGTGTGTGAAGCCCACTGCGCCTTTTGCAACTTCCGCAAGGATCAGGGTGAAGAAGGCTCTTATACCTTGTCGGGACAGGAAATGATCGATTACGTAGAACAGCATATTCATCCCGGCGTACGCGAGTTCCATATTGTAGGCGGACATAACAACCATGTTCCTTTTCAATATTATGTCGATTCCTTGCGTGCATTAAACGAAAAATATCCGGACGTTACGCTGAAGGCATACACGGCAGCAGAGATCGATTTCTTCACACGCATCAGCGGACTAAGCATTAAGGAAGTGCTTGAGGAGCTGCAAAAAGCCGGACTTAAATCGCTCACTGGGGGCGGAGCCGAAATTCTCTCCGATGAGTACCGCAAAAAAATGCGCGTGGACAAAGCGAACGTCGATCGTTATCTGGAAGTTCACCGCACGGCTCACCTGCTCGGCATGCGGACGCACACCACCATGCTGTATGGTTCGATCGAATCCTATGAGGACCGCGTCAACCATATGGCCCAAATCCGGGAACTTCAAGACGAAACAAACGGATTCATGGTATTCATTCCGCTGTCCATGCAGCCAAAGAGCAAAAATGCAAGCATCATGCGCCGCAACTCGGCGTACGAAGACCTCAAAACGATCGCGATCAGCCGCCTGATGCTGGACAACATCGACCACATCAAAGCCTACTTCATTAATATTGGTCCACAGCTGACTCAAGTCGCGCTCGGCTTCGGAGCATCGGATGCGCACGGTACGATCGTACGTGAACGAATCAGTCACGCCGCTGGTGCCCTGACACCCGAAGGGCTGACCCGCAAAGAGCTCATCTGGCTGATCAAAGGTGCCGGACGAATCCCGGTGGAACGCGATACCTTCTACAACGAAATCCAAGTATACGAGTAA
- a CDS encoding NAD(P)/FAD-dependent oxidoreductase encodes MKNFVILGGGYGGLTIAKELLEGKIPADTQIVLVDRNPFQGLKTEYYALAAGTVSDYDLRIHFPVHEKLTHRYGEVTSINLEARQIEFEGQDPLPYDRLVIGLGCTDRFHNTPGAEEFSCTIQSFGKTRETYLRLNEVKPYGHVHIVGGGLSGVEVAAELRESRPDLNITILDRGERVLSAFPQRLSAYVHEWFKEHQVESQRHVAISRLEQGAIYNRDEEIMTDAVVWTAGIQPVKVVQDLNVAKDPQGRVVLNEYYQIPEYTDVYVVGDCASVPFAPSGQAAEVQGEQIAHIQHALWKGEEPKLHPLKLRGTLGALGKKAGFGLMGKTSMMGRVPRILKSGVLWMSKRHLG; translated from the coding sequence ATGAAAAATTTCGTCATTCTTGGGGGCGGCTACGGCGGCCTCACGATTGCTAAAGAACTTCTGGAAGGCAAAATTCCGGCAGACACTCAAATCGTTTTGGTGGATCGAAATCCATTCCAAGGGCTGAAGACCGAATATTATGCGCTCGCAGCCGGAACGGTATCGGATTACGACCTCCGCATTCATTTTCCCGTGCATGAAAAGCTTACCCATCGGTATGGAGAAGTGACGTCGATCAACCTGGAAGCCCGTCAGATCGAATTCGAAGGACAGGACCCGCTTCCTTACGACAGACTTGTCATCGGGCTTGGTTGTACGGATCGGTTCCACAATACGCCCGGAGCCGAGGAATTCAGCTGTACCATTCAAAGCTTCGGCAAAACAAGGGAAACTTACCTGCGCTTGAATGAGGTTAAACCTTACGGCCACGTGCACATCGTCGGCGGCGGGCTTAGCGGTGTTGAAGTAGCGGCTGAACTGCGCGAAAGCAGACCCGACCTGAATATTACGATCCTCGATCGGGGTGAGCGCGTGTTGTCCGCATTCCCGCAACGCTTGTCCGCTTACGTACATGAATGGTTCAAAGAACATCAAGTCGAATCGCAGCGCCATGTGGCCATCTCCAGACTGGAGCAAGGCGCCATTTACAATCGCGACGAAGAGATCATGACCGATGCCGTTGTTTGGACAGCAGGGATTCAGCCGGTCAAAGTCGTGCAGGATCTGAATGTCGCCAAAGACCCGCAGGGCCGTGTCGTCCTGAATGAGTATTATCAAATTCCGGAATATACGGATGTATATGTGGTGGGAGACTGTGCCAGCGTGCCATTTGCACCTAGCGGTCAGGCTGCCGAGGTTCAGGGTGAACAGATCGCTCATATTCAGCATGCTCTTTGGAAAGGCGAAGAGCCCAAACTTCACCCCCTCAAGCTTCGCGGCACACTCGGCGCACTCGGCAAGAAGGCTGGGTTTGGGCTGATGGGCAAAACGTCCATGATGGGACGCGTGCCGCGTATTTTGAAAAGCGGTGTGCTCTGGATGTCTAAACGGCATCTCGGTTAG
- a CDS encoding YuzB family protein — translation MRPIIEFCANNMHFGTDEVMDMLEENPDFDVIEYGCLSNCGQCYMTPFALVNGELVITDKVEDLYNAILAKIAEADAWDELDLD, via the coding sequence ATGAGACCGATTATTGAATTTTGTGCCAATAATATGCATTTCGGTACCGATGAAGTGATGGACATGCTGGAAGAAAATCCTGACTTTGACGTCATCGAGTACGGGTGCCTCAGCAATTGCGGCCAATGTTACATGACTCCTTTTGCTTTGGTGAATGGCGAGCTTGTCATCACGGACAAAGTGGAAGATCTGTATAACGCCATATTGGCCAAAATTGCCGAAGCGGACGCCTGGGACGAGCTGGATCTTGACTAA
- a CDS encoding NifU family protein, with protein sequence MSENAQSTMYDEVSDVLDKLRPFLQRDGGDVELVDVEDGIVKLKLVGACGSCPSSTITLKAGIERALLEEVDGVEEVVQVF encoded by the coding sequence ATGAGCGAAAACGCACAAAGCACCATGTACGATGAGGTATCCGACGTGCTTGACAAACTTCGTCCGTTCCTGCAGCGCGATGGCGGTGACGTGGAACTGGTCGACGTGGAGGACGGCATCGTGAAGCTGAAACTGGTCGGTGCCTGCGGCAGCTGCCCAAGCTCCACCATTACATTGAAAGCCGGGATTGAACGCGCCCTTCTTGAAGAAGTTGACGGTGTGGAAGAAGTTGTCCAAGTATTCTAA
- a CDS encoding SDR family oxidoreductase has translation MKGKVALITGSAKGLGKMTALRLAEQGCHIALNYVHSQSEAESLQSQIMSTGVRCIAVQADISQPTDITRLIARVQNQLGDIDILINNAGPFVRERRWFADYSAAEIQMLVQGNLLGPMLLDQLVLPEMRRKKWGRIIHFGFSHAGEARSWPHRAVYAAAKVGLVSFTKTLAVEEAPYGITVNMVCPGDIRGANKEKTIDEIREIKDEETPRGRPGSGEDIARVITYLCEDHSDFITGNIMDVSGGLDPIRPNIWREDAEQHEAGKSE, from the coding sequence GTGAAAGGTAAAGTGGCCCTCATAACGGGAAGTGCCAAAGGTCTTGGCAAAATGACGGCACTGCGCCTGGCGGAACAGGGATGCCACATTGCTCTGAATTATGTGCACAGCCAAAGCGAGGCCGAAAGCCTTCAATCCCAGATTATGTCCACAGGCGTGCGCTGTATCGCGGTGCAGGCCGATATTTCACAACCGACAGACATTACCAGGCTGATCGCACGTGTGCAAAATCAGCTGGGCGATATTGATATACTTATAAACAATGCGGGACCGTTTGTCCGGGAACGCAGATGGTTTGCCGATTACTCCGCAGCCGAAATCCAGATGCTTGTGCAAGGCAATTTGCTCGGGCCCATGCTGCTGGACCAGCTCGTGCTCCCGGAGATGCGGCGCAAGAAGTGGGGAAGGATCATTCATTTCGGCTTTAGCCATGCAGGAGAGGCCAGATCATGGCCCCATCGCGCGGTTTATGCAGCGGCCAAGGTAGGCCTGGTTTCGTTTACGAAGACGCTTGCCGTGGAAGAAGCGCCATATGGGATCACGGTGAATATGGTATGCCCTGGCGACATTCGCGGCGCGAACAAAGAAAAAACGATCGATGAAATCCGGGAAATCAAGGATGAAGAAACACCGAGAGGGCGCCCGGGAAGCGGGGAGGATATCGCACGCGTAATCACGTATCTGTGCGAGGATCACTCCGATTTCATTACCGGAAACATTATGGATGTATCCGGCGGCCTGGATCCGATCCGCCCTAATATTTGGCGCGAAGATGCAGAGCAGCATGAGGCCGGGAAAAGCGAGTGA
- a CDS encoding DUF2167 domain-containing protein has protein sequence MKNNKRWLTSLVALMLVTALQFPLALTASAESAADSTADDYEWIDGPATVSLDDKATLQIAPGLTYLDATNTKRFMEDTESFPNGTEIGSLYGEGEQSSWYVIFEYNDTGHIDDSDKDNLDAEELLDSYKRGTEEQNEKSSPENRLYITGWEIEPAYESAKHQLIYSLGAKDAAQQPIVNYNVNVLTREGYIGVILITDTAHFEQNRKQFEESVLGQLHVNAGEKYEEFDESVDKSSELGLTGLILGGAGVAVAKKLGLLLLLKKGWFVIVAAIVGIFGWLRRKLTGRKNPTDAHGQQDELTPTDEAYQQVAAGQQSTNPDDSSPKDRSKPDLEKR, from the coding sequence ATGAAAAACAACAAAAGATGGTTGACCTCCCTTGTCGCCCTTATGCTGGTGACCGCTTTGCAATTTCCGCTCGCTCTCACGGCGTCTGCCGAAAGTGCTGCCGACAGCACCGCAGATGACTATGAATGGATTGACGGTCCTGCCACCGTATCGCTGGATGACAAAGCCACCCTCCAAATCGCACCCGGCCTGACTTATTTGGACGCAACCAATACGAAACGTTTTATGGAAGATACGGAATCATTTCCGAACGGCACTGAAATCGGAAGCCTATACGGCGAAGGCGAGCAGTCCAGCTGGTATGTCATTTTCGAATACAACGACACGGGACATATCGATGATAGCGACAAAGACAATCTGGATGCCGAAGAGCTTCTCGACAGCTACAAACGCGGTACCGAGGAGCAGAACGAAAAGTCTTCTCCGGAAAATCGGCTCTACATCACCGGTTGGGAAATCGAGCCTGCTTACGAGAGTGCGAAACATCAGTTGATTTACTCTCTTGGCGCGAAGGACGCGGCGCAACAACCGATTGTCAACTATAACGTAAACGTACTGACACGCGAAGGATATATCGGCGTGATTCTCATTACGGATACCGCCCATTTCGAACAAAATCGCAAGCAGTTCGAGGAAAGCGTGCTTGGGCAGCTTCATGTTAACGCTGGCGAGAAATACGAGGAATTCGACGAGTCGGTCGACAAATCTTCCGAGCTGGGGCTAACCGGCCTGATTCTAGGGGGCGCCGGGGTTGCCGTAGCCAAGAAATTAGGATTGCTGCTATTGCTGAAAAAAGGATGGTTCGTCATCGTGGCCGCCATCGTCGGTATATTCGGATGGCTTCGCCGCAAATTGACGGGAAGAAAAAATCCTACGGATGCACATGGACAACAGGATGAACTTACGCCGACTGACGAAGCCTATCAACAAGTTGCGGCCGGACAACAGTCTACCAATCCGGATGATTCATCACCGAAAGATCGTTCCAAACCGGATTTGGAAAAAAGATAA
- a CDS encoding MetQ/NlpA family ABC transporter substrate-binding protein, whose protein sequence is MKKWSIALLSLMMIAVLAACGNNKDADSGADNAGGAPRTVELKVGASPTPHAEILEAIKPELEAEGIRLQIVTFNDYVLPNQQLADKQLDANFFQHQPYLDEENKARGFNLVSVTPVHVEPFAGYSKKIKSLDELQDGAKVAIPNDPSNGGRALLLLAKKGLITLKDNNNISSTVQDITANPKNLEFITLDAAMMPRQLDEADLVFINANYALEANLNPEKDSLLIEDLQGNPYANILVAREDNKDADAIKKLAAALNSETVKTFIKERYKGAVEPAF, encoded by the coding sequence ATGAAAAAATGGTCCATCGCTTTGCTGAGCCTGATGATGATCGCGGTCCTTGCGGCATGCGGCAACAACAAGGATGCCGACAGCGGCGCAGATAACGCAGGAGGCGCTCCACGTACTGTTGAATTGAAAGTCGGAGCTTCGCCTACGCCGCATGCCGAAATTCTGGAAGCCATCAAACCCGAATTGGAGGCCGAAGGCATCCGTTTGCAAATCGTAACGTTCAACGATTACGTTCTGCCGAACCAACAGCTCGCCGACAAACAACTGGATGCGAACTTCTTCCAGCATCAGCCGTACCTGGATGAGGAGAACAAAGCACGCGGATTCAATCTTGTTTCCGTAACTCCGGTGCACGTTGAGCCGTTTGCGGGATACTCCAAAAAAATCAAATCGCTGGATGAGCTTCAGGACGGAGCGAAAGTAGCGATTCCGAATGATCCGTCCAACGGCGGACGTGCATTGCTGCTGCTGGCCAAAAAAGGCTTGATCACGTTGAAGGACAACAACAACATCTCGTCTACAGTGCAGGATATTACGGCTAATCCGAAAAACCTGGAATTCATCACGCTTGATGCGGCCATGATGCCTCGTCAACTGGATGAAGCCGATCTGGTCTTCATTAATGCCAACTATGCGTTGGAAGCCAACCTGAATCCGGAGAAGGATTCCCTGTTGATCGAAGATTTGCAAGGCAATCCGTATGCCAACATTTTGGTTGCGCGTGAAGATAACAAGGATGCAGATGCCATCAAAAAATTGGCAGCCGCACTGAACTCCGAAACCGTCAAAACATTCATCAAAGAACGTTACAAAGGCGCAGTGGAACCTGCATTCTAA
- a CDS encoding methionine ABC transporter permease — protein MDFSSIRWEEISQATVETLQILGASGLFTVIIGLPLGVLLFMTARSASSQVKILYTILSIIVNILRSVPFIILIVALIPFTRALVGTATGVLGTIPPLVIAAAPYFARLVETTLREVDRGVIEAAQSMGASTGQIVRRVLLPEALPGLLAGVTITIVTLVSYTAMAGMVGGGGLGTLAINYGYYRYQTEIMIVAVILMIILVQLLQMGGDRLVKKFTRK, from the coding sequence ATGGATTTTTCAAGCATTCGATGGGAAGAGATCAGCCAGGCTACCGTTGAAACGTTGCAGATTCTAGGGGCGTCCGGCCTGTTCACGGTTATTATCGGTTTGCCGCTTGGCGTTTTGCTGTTCATGACAGCACGCTCGGCTTCGTCGCAAGTCAAGATTTTATATACCATTCTCTCTATTATCGTTAACATTCTTCGGTCGGTTCCATTCATTATTTTGATTGTTGCTCTTATTCCGTTCACCCGAGCTTTGGTTGGAACGGCAACCGGCGTGCTGGGCACCATTCCTCCGTTGGTTATTGCGGCTGCCCCGTATTTTGCGCGATTGGTGGAAACGACGCTGCGCGAAGTGGATCGCGGCGTCATTGAAGCCGCTCAGTCCATGGGTGCTTCTACAGGCCAAATCGTCCGTCGGGTATTGCTGCCCGAGGCACTGCCAGGTTTGCTGGCAGGCGTTACGATTACGATCGTGACCCTGGTATCGTACACGGCAATGGCGGGCATGGTTGGCGGCGGCGGGTTGGGTACGCTGGCGATCAACTACGGATACTACCGATATCAAACGGAAATCATGATCGTGGCCGTCATTTTGATGATTATTCTTGTGCAATTGCTGCAAATGGGCGGCGATCGTCTCGTCAAAAAGTTCACCCGGAAATAA
- a CDS encoding methionine ABC transporter ATP-binding protein, with product MIELKALTKTYGKGAKATTALAELDLTIQKGEIFGIIGHSGAGKSTLIRCMNLLERPTSGEVWVDGVNLTELGKQGLQKQRRKIGMIFQHFNLLSSATVYDNVAFPLKLANAPKAEIDRKVKEMLSLVGLEDHSGKYPAQLSGGQKQRVGIARALASDPAVLLCDEATSALDPQTTASILKLLLDINEKYDLTIVLITHEMHVIQSICDRVAVIHQGGIVEQGPVTEVFLKPQHEVTRDFIQRDDASAELLAVSAPVKGDALANGASQLVRISFLGEKTYEAILSRTVRKTGVDFAILQGTISTIKQVPYGQLTVRFEGEPASIRQTMNELVEQGLDVEVLQ from the coding sequence TTGATTGAATTAAAGGCATTAACCAAAACATACGGCAAAGGCGCCAAAGCAACGACAGCGTTAGCCGAACTCGACCTGACCATTCAAAAAGGCGAGATTTTCGGCATTATCGGCCACTCTGGGGCGGGAAAAAGCACGTTGATTCGCTGCATGAATTTGCTGGAACGGCCGACGAGCGGCGAAGTGTGGGTCGACGGCGTCAATTTAACGGAGCTTGGGAAACAGGGGCTTCAGAAGCAACGCCGCAAAATCGGCATGATCTTTCAGCATTTCAACCTCCTGTCATCCGCGACGGTGTACGACAATGTGGCATTTCCGCTCAAGTTGGCCAATGCACCCAAGGCGGAGATCGACCGCAAGGTCAAAGAGATGCTTTCTCTGGTCGGGTTGGAAGACCACAGCGGCAAGTATCCTGCCCAACTCTCAGGCGGACAGAAGCAAAGGGTAGGCATTGCCCGCGCGCTGGCCAGCGATCCGGCGGTCCTGCTTTGCGATGAAGCGACCTCGGCGCTTGATCCGCAGACGACGGCCTCCATTTTGAAGCTGCTGCTGGACATTAACGAGAAGTACGATCTTACGATCGTACTGATTACGCATGAAATGCATGTCATCCAGAGCATATGCGATCGTGTGGCGGTCATTCACCAGGGAGGCATCGTGGAGCAAGGGCCGGTAACGGAAGTATTTCTCAAGCCGCAGCATGAGGTCACCCGCGATTTCATCCAGCGGGACGATGCCTCGGCGGAGCTGTTGGCAGTCAGTGCACCGGTCAAAGGTGACGCATTGGCTAACGGAGCTTCCCAACTGGTGAGAATCTCTTTTCTGGGAGAAAAGACATATGAAGCCATTCTGTCCAGAACGGTCCGCAAAACAGGCGTCGATTTTGCCATTTTGCAAGGCACGATTTCGACCATCAAACAAGTTCCTTACGGACAATTGACGGTAAGGTTTGAGGGCGAGCCTGCTTCCATCAGGCAGACGATGAACGAACTGGTCGAGCAGGGGCTTGATGTGGAGGTGCTACAATAA
- a CDS encoding Cthe_2314 family HEPN domain-containing protein: MLRTLLGEPPRRNEGVLEEAIEAMVETLGLLQRQLDLNQDPTHDYRKLYVWTQGLISSLDELEQSCFAASHFRKKVKAGSTEDMTAAEKAEYARYVYFYKDGFIRCFAILDKTGTVINEIFDLNTSKVKAHFSYFTVLRQFGYAKVHADLAEALIRIKEKYREPMSRLRKRRNMEIHYMNWEMQDDLWQLHQTLQGKVQLEDLDQHLHELRQGTDMVCETIKTAYGYINALWREHGLNRKNSTH, from the coding sequence ATGCTGCGAACACTACTGGGTGAACCCCCGCGCCGGAATGAAGGCGTTCTGGAAGAAGCGATCGAAGCGATGGTGGAAACGCTGGGGCTCCTGCAGCGACAGTTGGACCTGAATCAGGACCCGACGCATGATTACCGCAAACTGTATGTTTGGACCCAAGGTTTGATATCCTCGCTGGATGAATTGGAGCAAAGCTGTTTTGCGGCTTCCCATTTTCGGAAAAAGGTGAAAGCAGGCTCTACGGAAGACATGACCGCTGCCGAAAAGGCGGAATATGCGCGCTACGTATATTTCTATAAGGACGGCTTCATTCGCTGTTTCGCCATTTTGGACAAAACCGGAACGGTCATCAACGAAATTTTCGACCTGAATACCTCAAAGGTCAAAGCCCACTTTTCCTACTTTACAGTACTCAGGCAGTTCGGCTATGCTAAAGTTCATGCCGATTTGGCCGAAGCGCTGATCCGGATCAAAGAAAAATACCGCGAACCGATGAGCCGATTGCGCAAGCGACGCAACATGGAGATTCATTACATGAACTGGGAGATGCAAGATGACCTGTGGCAGCTGCATCAAACGCTGCAGGGCAAAGTGCAGCTGGAGGATCTGGACCAGCATCTTCATGAGCTCAGGCAAGGAACGGACATGGTGTGCGAAACCATCAAGACGGCTTATGGCTACATTAATGCCTTGTGGCGTGAGCACGGCTTGAATCGCAAAAACAGCACCCATTAG